From one Streptomyces mobaraensis genomic stretch:
- a CDS encoding MFS transporter, with protein MPRTTARRPPASRTRPVPSSSAPASPVALIASLLGFAVITIDVSAVNIALPAIRSSLHGGMSGLQWVVDAYTLMFAALMMSAGALADRSGARRAYAWGTALFTLASLGCALAPGIGVLIAARLAQGAAAAVVMPASLTLIRQAYDDPARRARAIALWTVGGSVSMAAGPVLGGILAEHAGWRAVFLLNLPVGAVILALLARTAPSARRPAPLDPAGQATAVLALAGLTYAVIEGGHRGWTSVPVLAALAVAAGSAAAFLAVEKRHRAPMVPLGMLRERRVAVALTAGFAANAAFYGLVFLLGLYYQQARGMSATEAGLMFVPLSVVITAANLVSPRLAERIGRRAVIVLGQAVLALAMAALLPLSADTPLWLVLLLLVPTGLGGALAVPALTALLMDAVPGHRAGTASGLFNAVRQTGGALAVAVSGALIAGGGAGDTAGAFSLAGMRESLYAAGGLLCLTTALTVWLLRRERTA; from the coding sequence ATGCCCAGGACCACCGCCCGCCGCCCACCCGCCTCCCGTACCCGCCCGGTCCCCTCCTCCTCGGCCCCCGCCTCCCCGGTCGCGCTGATCGCCTCCCTCCTCGGCTTCGCCGTCATCACCATCGACGTCTCGGCCGTCAACATCGCGCTGCCCGCCATCCGTTCGTCCCTCCACGGCGGGATGTCCGGCCTCCAGTGGGTCGTCGACGCGTACACGCTGATGTTCGCCGCGCTGATGATGTCCGCCGGGGCGCTCGCGGACCGGTCCGGGGCGCGCCGGGCGTACGCCTGGGGGACCGCCCTGTTCACCCTCGCCTCCCTCGGCTGCGCCCTCGCGCCCGGGATCGGCGTGCTCATCGCTGCGCGGCTGGCGCAGGGCGCGGCGGCGGCCGTCGTGATGCCCGCCTCGCTCACGCTGATCCGGCAGGCGTACGACGACCCGGCGCGCCGGGCGCGGGCCATCGCGCTGTGGACGGTGGGCGGTTCGGTGTCCATGGCGGCCGGGCCGGTGCTCGGCGGCATCCTCGCCGAACACGCGGGCTGGCGCGCCGTGTTCCTGCTCAACCTCCCGGTGGGCGCCGTGATCCTGGCGCTGCTGGCCCGCACCGCGCCGTCCGCGCGCCGGCCGGCGCCGCTCGACCCGGCGGGGCAGGCCACCGCCGTCCTGGCCCTCGCCGGCCTGACGTACGCGGTGATCGAGGGCGGCCACCGCGGCTGGACGTCCGTGCCGGTGCTCGCCGCGCTGGCCGTCGCGGCCGGTTCCGCCGCCGCCTTCCTCGCCGTGGAGAAGCGGCACCGCGCGCCCATGGTCCCGCTGGGCATGCTGCGCGAGCGCCGGGTCGCCGTCGCCCTGACGGCCGGCTTCGCCGCCAACGCGGCCTTCTACGGCCTCGTCTTCCTGCTCGGCCTCTACTACCAGCAGGCGCGCGGCATGTCGGCGACGGAGGCGGGGCTGATGTTCGTGCCGCTGTCGGTCGTCATCACCGCCGCCAACCTGGTCTCCCCGCGGCTGGCGGAGCGGATCGGCCGGCGCGCCGTCATCGTCCTGGGGCAGGCGGTCCTGGCGCTGGCGATGGCCGCGCTGCTGCCGCTGTCGGCGGACACCCCGCTGTGGCTGGTGCTGCTCCTGCTCGTGCCCACCGGTCTGGGCGGCGCGCTGGCGGTCCCCGCGCTGACGGCCCTGCTGATGGACGCCGTCCCGGGGCACCGGGCGGGTACGGCCTCGGGCCTGTTCAACGCGGTCCGCCAGACGGGCGGCGCGCTGGCCGTCGCCGTGTCCGGCGCCCTGATAGCGGGCGGGGGCGCGGGGGATACGGCGGGGGCGTTCTCGCTCGCGGGCATGCGGGAGAGCCTGTACGCCGCCGGGGGCCTGCTGTGCCTGACGACGGCGCTCACGGTGTGGCTGCTGCGGCGGGAGCGGACGGCGTGA
- a CDS encoding helix-turn-helix domain-containing protein — translation MTDSGTELGRYLKARRARITPEDVGLPSGTGLRRTPGLRREELATLAGVSVDYYTRLERGRERNPSPAVIDALARALRLNGDAHQRLHDLAELASGRVPEPRTPAGPGSGGGETVRASVLRMLEAVRPLPAYVVSRYSDMLAANLPGRRLMPGLWDWPREERNVNRYLFLHPVGRTLYNPWEETVAKSVAHLRAIAGVDPDSPRLAALVGELLLKSPEFATLWERYDVKERVGGTKTFSHPKVGAMTLVYEVMPLSGTDGQRLVVYQAEPGGADEAAMLLLDPERAAAAAA, via the coding sequence ATGACCGACAGCGGCACCGAACTGGGCAGATATCTGAAGGCGCGACGGGCGCGGATCACCCCCGAGGACGTCGGGCTGCCCTCGGGCACCGGACTGCGCCGGACGCCGGGCCTGCGCCGGGAGGAGCTGGCGACGCTCGCCGGCGTGAGCGTCGACTATTACACCCGCCTGGAGCGCGGCCGCGAGCGGAACCCCTCGCCGGCCGTGATCGACGCCCTCGCCCGCGCGCTGCGGCTGAACGGGGACGCCCACCAGCGCCTCCACGACCTGGCCGAACTCGCCTCCGGCCGCGTCCCCGAGCCGCGTACGCCCGCCGGGCCGGGGTCCGGCGGCGGGGAGACCGTGCGCGCGTCCGTCCTGCGGATGCTGGAGGCCGTGCGGCCGCTGCCGGCGTACGTGGTGAGCCGGTACAGCGACATGCTGGCCGCGAACCTCCCGGGACGGCGGCTCATGCCCGGCCTCTGGGACTGGCCGCGGGAGGAGCGCAACGTGAACCGGTACCTGTTCCTGCACCCGGTGGGGCGCACCCTTTACAACCCCTGGGAGGAGACCGTCGCCAAGTCGGTGGCCCACCTCCGCGCGATCGCCGGTGTCGACCCGGACTCGCCCCGGCTGGCCGCGCTGGTCGGTGAACTACTGCTGAAGTCGCCGGAGTTCGCCACGCTGTGGGAGCGGTATGACGTGAAGGAGCGCGTCGGCGGCACCAAGACGTTCAGCCATCCGAAGGTGGGGGCGATGACGCTCGTCTACGAGGTCATGCCGCTGTCCGGGACGGACGGTCAGCGCCTCGTCGTCTACCAGGCCGAGCCCGGCGGCGCGGACGAGGCGGCCATGCTGCTCCTGGATCCGGAGAGAGCCGCGGCGGCCGCAGCGTAA
- a CDS encoding TOBE domain-containing protein: MRSYTIGRAARLLGVSPDTVRRWADAGRIPTRRDEHGKREIDGADLAAFSVALAAEANEDGEEAYSSARNAFPGIITAVKLGDVAAQVEVQAGPHRLVSLLTREAVEELGLAVGMEAVARVKATNVHVDLV; this comes from the coding sequence ATGCGCTCCTACACCATCGGCCGGGCGGCCCGGCTGCTCGGCGTCAGCCCCGACACCGTCCGCCGCTGGGCGGACGCCGGGCGCATCCCCACCCGGCGGGACGAGCACGGCAAGCGGGAGATCGACGGGGCGGACCTCGCCGCGTTCTCCGTCGCGCTCGCCGCCGAGGCGAACGAGGACGGCGAGGAGGCGTACTCCAGCGCCCGCAACGCCTTCCCCGGGATCATCACGGCGGTGAAGCTCGGCGACGTCGCCGCCCAGGTGGAGGTGCAGGCCGGGCCGCACCGCCTCGTCTCCCTGCTGACGCGCGAGGCCGTGGAGGAGCTGGGGCTGGCCGTGGGCATGGAGGCCGTGGCCCGGGTCAAGGCCACCAACGTACACGTCGACCTCGTCTGA
- the modA gene encoding molybdate ABC transporter substrate-binding protein, translated as MRRTSVRLAALATALLLPLAAACGDDASDGGSADGGDGKKGTTLTVLAAASLTDVFKRAGDAYEKAHPGTTVKFSFAGSQELASQVRQGVPADALVTADTKTMDGLSGETGKPVVIARNRLTIATAQGNPKHVKDLADLARKDLKVVLAAPEVPVGRYSRKVLEQQHVDVKPVSQEPNVRAVLSKVSLGEADAGIVYVTDATAAKGKVATVAVPDARNAVAAYPAATLKGSKHADEAGAFVRWLSSSEARGLLSAAGFQRP; from the coding sequence ATGCGCCGTACGTCCGTCCGTCTCGCCGCCCTCGCCACCGCCCTGCTCCTGCCCCTGGCCGCCGCCTGCGGCGACGACGCGTCGGACGGCGGGTCCGCCGACGGCGGCGACGGCAAGAAGGGCACCACGCTCACCGTGCTGGCGGCCGCGTCCCTTACCGACGTCTTCAAGCGGGCCGGGGACGCCTACGAGAAGGCGCACCCGGGGACGACGGTGAAGTTCTCGTTCGCGGGCTCCCAGGAGCTGGCCTCGCAGGTCCGGCAGGGCGTTCCGGCGGACGCCCTGGTGACGGCCGACACGAAGACGATGGACGGGCTCTCCGGTGAGACGGGCAAGCCCGTCGTCATCGCGCGGAACCGGCTGACGATCGCCACCGCGCAGGGCAACCCGAAGCACGTCAAGGACCTCGCCGACCTGGCGCGGAAGGACCTCAAGGTGGTGCTGGCGGCGCCGGAGGTGCCCGTCGGCCGGTACAGCAGGAAGGTCCTGGAGCAGCAGCACGTGGACGTGAAGCCCGTCTCGCAGGAGCCGAACGTGCGGGCGGTCCTGAGCAAGGTGTCCCTCGGGGAGGCGGACGCCGGGATCGTGTACGTCACGGACGCGACGGCCGCCAAGGGGAAGGTGGCCACGGTCGCCGTCCCGGACGCGCGGAACGCGGTCGCCGCCTACCCGGCCGCCACGCTCAAGGGCTCGAAGCACGCGGACGAGGCGGGCGCGTTCGTGCGCTGGCTGTCGTCGTCCGAGGCGCGGGGGCTGCTGAGCGCGGCCGGCTTCCAGCGGCCGTAA
- a CDS encoding ABC transporter permease, with amino-acid sequence MRRSTAGVRGRGRTPLALGVPAGLAVVFLLVPLAGVLARTPWGSLPSRVGSHEVRQALTLSLTVSGWALLLSLVLGVPLAWLLARVDFPGKALVRCLVMLPMVLPPTVAGVALLQGYGRRGVAGPWLEEWCGVTLPFSTAGAVVASAFVAMPFLVISLEGALAGLHLRYEETAVSLGASPLRAFRTVTLPMVAPGLLAGAALCWARALGEFGATITFAGNLPGETQTLPLQVYLLLQDDPEGATAVSLLLLAIATAVLLALRGRWTAAPKGAGAGVRADVGVGAGASPGAGARAGAEAEAGRGTRPSACPGAGAGAESSGAGACPSPGARNLTRGDRTGGERTGGEGTVGEGARGEAHVGDEARRETPAATTPARTPTPYPLRASVTGATRAVLDVPPGTTVAVVGPNGAGKTTLLRALLGLTRRAAASPLDLGGGDLSAAPAHRRRIAWVPQDGALFPHLTALANTAYGLRAQGVPRAEARREARAGLDELGIGHLAHRRPHELSGGQAQRVALARALAARPRLLLMDEPLAALDQSAKASVRQALRRRLAGFGGVCLLVTHDPVEAVSLADRVLVLEDGEVVQYAAPDELARLPRSPWVARMLGHNAWPGKVTAEGTLRLDDGTELTAAAPPPDGATAALAVAGPEAVTLSASRPPEDGPERGNVWPGTVREVSAQGGRLRVLVAGGADGPDAVAELPPRAAAELRPVEGARVWVGVRATAVTFVLL; translated from the coding sequence ATGAGGAGGAGTACGGCGGGTGTGCGGGGTCGGGGGCGCACGCCCCTGGCACTCGGCGTGCCCGCCGGGCTCGCGGTGGTGTTCCTGCTGGTGCCGCTGGCGGGCGTGCTCGCCCGGACGCCGTGGGGCTCGCTCCCGTCCCGCGTCGGCTCGCACGAGGTCCGGCAGGCGCTGACCCTCTCCCTGACCGTCTCCGGCTGGGCCCTGCTGCTCTCCCTCGTCCTCGGCGTCCCGCTGGCCTGGCTGCTCGCCCGCGTCGATTTCCCGGGCAAGGCGCTGGTGCGCTGCCTGGTGATGCTGCCGATGGTGCTGCCGCCGACGGTCGCCGGGGTGGCGCTGCTCCAGGGGTACGGGCGGCGGGGCGTCGCCGGGCCCTGGCTGGAGGAGTGGTGCGGGGTCACCCTGCCGTTCTCGACGGCGGGCGCGGTCGTCGCGTCGGCGTTCGTGGCGATGCCGTTCCTCGTCATCAGCCTGGAGGGGGCGCTCGCGGGCCTGCACCTCCGGTACGAGGAGACGGCCGTCTCGCTCGGCGCGTCCCCCCTGCGCGCCTTCCGCACCGTCACCCTGCCCATGGTCGCCCCGGGGCTGCTCGCGGGCGCGGCACTGTGCTGGGCGCGGGCGCTGGGCGAGTTCGGGGCGACGATCACGTTCGCGGGCAACTTGCCGGGCGAGACGCAGACGCTGCCGCTCCAGGTCTACCTGCTGCTCCAGGACGACCCGGAGGGCGCGACGGCCGTGTCGCTGCTGCTCCTCGCGATCGCCACGGCCGTGCTGCTCGCGCTGCGGGGGCGGTGGACGGCCGCGCCTAAGGGAGCGGGGGCGGGGGTGCGCGCGGATGTGGGCGTGGGAGCAGGTGCGAGCCCGGGCGCAGGCGCGCGGGCAGGCGCGGAGGCGGAGGCCGGTCGCGGCACACGCCCGAGCGCCTGCCCGGGCGCGGGCGCGGGCGCGGAGAGCTCCGGCGCGGGCGCCTGCCCGTCCCCCGGCGCGCGGAACCTGACCCGCGGGGACAGGACCGGCGGGGAACGGACCGGCGGAGAGGGGACCGTCGGGGAAGGAGCCCGCGGGGAAGCACACGTCGGGGACGAAGCCCGCAGGGAAACGCCCGCCGCGACGACCCCGGCACGCACCCCCACCCCGTACCCGCTGCGCGCCTCCGTCACCGGCGCCACCCGCGCCGTCCTCGACGTGCCGCCCGGCACCACCGTGGCCGTCGTCGGTCCCAACGGCGCCGGCAAGACCACGCTCCTGCGTGCCCTGCTCGGGCTCACCCGGCGAGCCGCGGCGAGCCCGCTCGACCTCGGCGGCGGGGACCTGTCGGCCGCGCCCGCGCACCGGCGGCGGATCGCGTGGGTGCCGCAGGACGGCGCCCTGTTCCCGCATCTGACCGCTCTCGCCAACACGGCCTACGGCCTGCGCGCCCAGGGTGTGCCCCGGGCCGAGGCCCGCCGTGAGGCCCGGGCCGGGCTGGACGAACTCGGCATCGGCCACCTGGCGCACCGCAGGCCGCACGAGCTCAGCGGCGGGCAGGCCCAGCGCGTGGCCCTGGCGCGCGCTCTGGCCGCGCGCCCCCGGCTGCTGCTGATGGACGAACCGCTGGCCGCGCTCGACCAGTCGGCCAAGGCGTCCGTACGGCAGGCCCTGCGCCGCCGGCTCGCCGGCTTCGGGGGCGTCTGCCTCCTGGTGACGCACGACCCGGTGGAGGCCGTGTCGCTCGCCGACCGCGTCCTGGTCCTGGAGGACGGCGAGGTGGTGCAGTACGCGGCGCCGGACGAACTGGCCCGCCTCCCGCGCTCGCCGTGGGTCGCCCGGATGCTGGGGCACAACGCCTGGCCCGGCAAGGTCACCGCCGAGGGCACGCTGCGGCTGGACGACGGCACGGAGCTGACCGCCGCCGCTCCCCCGCCGGACGGCGCGACGGCCGCCCTGGCGGTCGCCGGCCCGGAGGCCGTCACCCTCTCCGCGTCCCGCCCGCCGGAGGACGGACCGGAGCGCGGCAACGTCTGGCCCGGCACGGTACGGGAGGTCTCCGCGCAGGGCGGGCGGCTGCGCGTCCTGGTCGCGGGCGGCGCCGACGGGCCCGACGCCGTCGCCGAACTCCCGCCGCGCGCCGCGGCGGAGCTCCGCCCGGTGGAGGGCGCCCGGGTGTGGGTGGGCGTACGGGCGACGGCGGTCACGTTCGTCCTGCTCTGA
- a CDS encoding alpha/beta hydrolase, with amino-acid sequence MSRRIRAGCLLAAGMLAVAGCTGGEKGAAAEGAPGSAGPSRPSLDWKSCPAPSSKEGVPARAPGDEWECATLRVPLDHAHPDGDTLGIALIRARATDPAHRIGSLVFNFGGPGGSGVATLPAFAEDYRDLRRRYDLVSFDPRGVGRSGGVTCLDDKELDAYYAAGSMPRTTEEQKALVGRVEKYAEACRRHSGKVLPYVGTANAARDMDLMRQALGDDKLHYFGVSYGTELGGVYAHLFPKKVGRALFDAVVDPTTDPVESALAQARGFELALGNYLTACAATHDNCPTERQIVSLLDRLGETPVPGAEGRRLTQSLATTGIAQSLYSKEFWDYLTEGLEDAENGDGKILMALGDAMNGRGQDGHYSSLQASLAAITCADFSQRYTAAEIAGQVPRFRKASPVFGAFMAWGLTQCTGWPVKGEWRTPDVTAKGAAPILVVGNTGDPATPYEGAQRMARALGDGVGVEMTYRGQGHGAYDSGNSCVKKAVDAYLLDGTVPGRGTVCS; translated from the coding sequence GTGTCCAGACGCATACGGGCCGGGTGCCTGCTCGCCGCCGGGATGCTGGCCGTCGCGGGGTGCACCGGCGGGGAGAAGGGGGCCGCCGCGGAGGGCGCGCCCGGTTCGGCGGGGCCGTCCCGCCCGTCCCTGGACTGGAAGTCGTGTCCCGCGCCCAGCAGCAAGGAGGGCGTGCCGGCCCGGGCGCCGGGCGACGAGTGGGAGTGCGCGACCCTGCGCGTCCCGCTCGACCACGCGCACCCGGACGGCGACACCCTGGGCATCGCCCTGATCCGGGCGCGCGCCACGGACCCCGCCCACCGCATCGGCTCGCTCGTCTTCAACTTCGGCGGCCCGGGCGGCTCGGGCGTGGCGACCCTGCCGGCGTTCGCCGAGGACTACCGGGACCTGCGCCGCCGCTACGACCTGGTGAGCTTCGACCCGCGCGGGGTCGGCCGCAGCGGCGGCGTGACCTGCCTGGACGACAAGGAGCTGGACGCGTACTACGCGGCCGGTTCGATGCCGCGCACCACCGAGGAGCAGAAGGCCCTGGTCGGGCGGGTGGAGAAGTACGCGGAGGCGTGCCGGCGGCACTCCGGGAAGGTGCTGCCGTACGTGGGGACGGCCAACGCCGCCCGGGACATGGACCTGATGCGCCAGGCCCTGGGGGACGACAAGCTCCACTACTTCGGCGTCTCGTACGGCACCGAACTGGGCGGCGTGTACGCCCACTTGTTCCCCAAGAAGGTGGGACGGGCCCTGTTCGACGCCGTCGTCGACCCCACGACCGACCCGGTGGAGAGCGCCCTCGCACAGGCCCGCGGCTTCGAACTCGCCCTCGGCAACTACCTCACCGCCTGCGCCGCCACGCACGACAACTGCCCGACCGAGCGGCAGATCGTGTCCCTGCTGGACCGGCTGGGCGAGACGCCCGTGCCCGGCGCCGAGGGGCGGCGGCTCACCCAGTCCCTCGCCACCACCGGCATCGCCCAGTCGCTGTACTCCAAGGAGTTCTGGGACTACCTGACCGAGGGGCTGGAGGACGCCGAGAACGGCGACGGCAAGATCCTGATGGCGCTCGGCGACGCCATGAACGGCCGTGGCCAGGACGGGCATTACAGCTCCCTCCAGGCGTCACTGGCGGCGATCACCTGCGCGGACTTCTCCCAGCGGTACACGGCCGCCGAGATCGCGGGGCAGGTGCCCCGGTTCCGCAAGGCGTCCCCGGTGTTCGGCGCGTTCATGGCGTGGGGGCTGACCCAGTGCACCGGCTGGCCGGTGAAGGGCGAGTGGCGGACGCCCGACGTGACCGCCAAGGGCGCGGCGCCCATCCTCGTGGTCGGCAACACCGGTGATCCGGCCACCCCTTACGAGGGAGCGCAGAGGATGGCGCGAGCGCTGGGCGACGGGGTCGGCGTCGAGATGACGTACCGGGGGCAGGGCCACGGGGCCTACGACAGTGGCAATTCCTGCGTCAAGAAGGCCGTCGACGCCTATCTCCTGGACGGTACTGTGCCGGGGCGCGGCACGGTGTGCTCATAG
- a CDS encoding alpha/beta hydrolase, with the protein MSPTRPRALALAGAALALVLTAAGCGSGDGGGSGGDGGSGGASGTGGGDSGKDRAAGKGALGAWKPCAAPTAAQGGGKAPGKGWECATLPVPLDYAKPDGPTIDLALIRARATDSAHRVGSLVFNFGGPGGSGVATLPELAKSYAGLRARYDLVSFDPRGVGESAGVRCLDDRELDAAESTDATPDDADELTAALAQNKRYVQACAQHSGTVLPHVGTTDAARDLDRLRAALGDEKLNYFGISYGTELGGVYAHLFPKRVGRAVLDAVVDPSQDPAEGSLAQAKGFQLALNDYLKDCAKGAAANACPTQNSITTLLKRLDAHPLPTTQKDRPLTQDQAVNGIAAALYSEDTWKYLTAALREAGTKGTGTTLQLLSDSLAGRSPDGHYSNLQPANRAISCADAEQRYTADDVASRLPAFRAASPVFGESAAWALLQCTDWPVKGAWKTPDVRADGSAPIVVIGNTGDPATPYEGARTMTERLGKGVGVGVTYRGEGHGAYNSGNACMTRLVDAYLLEGKIPKEGTTCS; encoded by the coding sequence ATGAGTCCAACACGGCCGAGGGCCCTCGCCCTCGCAGGCGCCGCCCTCGCGCTCGTCCTCACCGCCGCCGGCTGCGGATCCGGGGACGGGGGCGGTTCCGGCGGCGACGGCGGTTCCGGCGGTGCTTCCGGTACCGGCGGCGGCGACAGCGGAAAGGACAGGGCGGCCGGGAAGGGGGCCCTCGGCGCCTGGAAGCCGTGCGCCGCGCCCACGGCGGCCCAGGGCGGCGGCAAGGCCCCCGGCAAGGGCTGGGAGTGCGCGACGCTGCCCGTCCCGCTGGACTACGCGAAACCGGACGGCCCGACGATCGACCTCGCCCTGATCCGCGCCCGGGCCACCGACTCCGCCCACCGCGTCGGCTCGCTCGTCTTCAACTTCGGCGGCCCGGGCGGCTCGGGCGTGGCGACGCTGCCCGAGCTCGCCAAGAGCTACGCCGGGCTGCGCGCCCGCTACGACCTGGTGAGCTTCGACCCGCGCGGCGTCGGCGAGAGCGCGGGCGTGCGCTGCCTGGACGACCGCGAGCTGGACGCCGCCGAGTCGACGGACGCGACGCCCGACGACGCCGACGAGCTCACCGCCGCCCTCGCCCAGAACAAGCGCTACGTCCAGGCGTGCGCCCAGCACTCCGGCACGGTGCTCCCGCACGTCGGCACCACCGACGCGGCCCGCGACCTCGACCGGCTGCGCGCCGCGCTCGGCGACGAGAAGCTGAACTACTTCGGCATCTCGTACGGGACGGAACTGGGCGGCGTCTACGCCCACTTGTTCCCGAAGCGGGTGGGACGCGCCGTCCTGGACGCCGTCGTCGACCCCTCCCAGGACCCGGCCGAGGGCTCCCTGGCCCAGGCCAAGGGATTCCAACTGGCCCTGAACGACTATCTCAAGGACTGCGCCAAGGGAGCGGCGGCCAACGCCTGTCCGACCCAGAACAGCATCACCACCCTCCTCAAGCGCCTGGACGCCCACCCCCTCCCCACCACCCAGAAGGACCGCCCCCTCACCCAGGACCAGGCGGTGAACGGCATCGCCGCCGCCCTCTACTCCGAGGACACCTGGAAGTACCTGACCGCCGCCCTCCGCGAGGCCGGCACCAAGGGCACCGGCACCACCCTCCAGCTGCTCTCCGACTCCCTGGCGGGCCGCTCCCCCGACGGCCACTACAGCAACCTCCAGCCCGCCAACCGCGCGATCTCCTGCGCGGACGCGGAACAGCGCTACACCGCCGACGACGTCGCGTCCCGCCTCCCCGCCTTCCGCGCCGCCTCCCCCGTCTTCGGCGAATCCGCCGCCTGGGCCCTCCTCCAGTGCACCGACTGGCCCGTCAAGGGCGCCTGGAAGACCCCCGACGTCCGTGCGGACGGCTCCGCCCCGATCGTCGTCATCGGCAACACCGGCGACCCCGCCACCCCCTACGAGGGCGCCCGCACCATGACCGAGCGCCTGGGCAAGGGCGTCGGCGTCGGCGTGACCTACCGGGGCGAGGGCCACGGCGCGTACAACAGCGGCAACGCCTGCATGACACGCCTGGTCGACGCCTACCTGCTGGAGGGAAAGATCCCGAAGGAGGGCACGACCTGCTCGTAG
- a CDS encoding ArsR/SmtB family transcription factor → MDRVFKALADPTRRFVLDRLRENNGQTLGELCESVRMTRQSLTQHLGVLEAARLVRTVRKGREKLHYLDPVPLHEIQERWISAFDRPRLDALSTLKQKAESLMSTENEPRPEFVHTTYIAATPEKVWECLMDPTATAAYWHHHNVSDWQPGSSWAHRRLDESGIDDVIGTVVEIEAPRRLVLTWTGPDEERPHGPSRVTFDLKPYGETVQLTVAHVNLRDEQELRQISGGWNFVLSNLKTYAETGTTLSVPAWRP, encoded by the coding sequence ATGGACCGGGTCTTCAAGGCCCTGGCCGATCCGACCAGGCGGTTCGTGCTGGACAGACTGCGCGAGAACAACGGCCAGACACTGGGCGAACTGTGCGAGAGCGTGCGGATGACCCGGCAGTCCCTGACCCAGCACCTCGGCGTGCTGGAGGCCGCCCGACTCGTCCGCACCGTCCGCAAGGGCCGCGAGAAGTTGCACTACCTCGACCCCGTGCCGCTCCACGAGATCCAGGAGCGGTGGATCAGCGCCTTCGACCGGCCACGGCTGGACGCGCTGAGCACACTGAAACAGAAAGCGGAATCCCTCATGAGTACCGAGAACGAACCGCGCCCCGAGTTCGTCCACACCACCTACATCGCCGCCACCCCGGAAAAGGTCTGGGAGTGCCTCATGGACCCCACGGCGACCGCGGCGTACTGGCACCACCACAACGTCTCCGACTGGCAGCCCGGCTCCTCGTGGGCCCACCGCCGCCTGGACGAGTCCGGCATCGACGACGTCATCGGCACGGTCGTCGAGATCGAAGCCCCGCGCCGTCTGGTCCTCACCTGGACCGGCCCCGACGAGGAGCGCCCGCACGGCCCGTCCCGGGTCACCTTCGACCTCAAGCCGTACGGCGAGACCGTGCAACTCACCGTGGCCCACGTCAACCTGCGCGACGAACAGGAACTGCGCCAGATCTCGGGCGGCTGGAACTTCGTCCTGTCCAACCTCAAGACGTACGCCGAGACGGGCACCACCCTGTCGGTCCCGGCCTGGCGCCCCTGA
- a CDS encoding GntR family transcriptional regulator — MARWKDPRPAHQQIAARIRDQIMSGHLDPGSKLPSTQQLMDEYGVVGTTVQKALQLLKGEGIVVGRPGKGVFVREQPNHVIEPASSMPPSAPGMPYWWTRHAAARAKKGAARILEVAEVAPPKDVAAALGLAEGATAVVRKRVMLLDDEPAELVHSYYPAELARGTRLTDRRRIPGGSPTLLAELGYPPREFVDRVSVRPPTAEEFVALELPGEVPVLRTFRVVRSDRGRPIEATVMIKAGHLYELEYRLPVE, encoded by the coding sequence GTGGCGCGCTGGAAGGATCCCCGCCCCGCCCATCAGCAGATCGCGGCGCGTATCAGGGACCAGATCATGTCGGGTCACCTGGACCCCGGGAGCAAGCTGCCGTCCACGCAGCAACTCATGGACGAGTACGGCGTGGTCGGCACCACCGTGCAGAAGGCACTGCAACTGCTCAAGGGCGAGGGGATCGTCGTCGGCAGGCCCGGCAAGGGTGTGTTCGTCCGCGAGCAGCCGAACCACGTCATCGAGCCCGCCTCGTCCATGCCGCCCTCCGCCCCGGGGATGCCTTACTGGTGGACGCGGCATGCCGCCGCCCGGGCGAAGAAGGGCGCGGCCCGCATCCTGGAGGTGGCGGAGGTCGCGCCGCCCAAGGACGTCGCGGCAGCGCTCGGGCTCGCGGAGGGTGCGACGGCCGTCGTCCGCAAGCGCGTCATGCTGCTGGACGACGAGCCCGCCGAGCTCGTCCACTCGTACTATCCGGCGGAGCTCGCGCGCGGGACCCGGCTCACTGACCGGCGCCGCATTCCCGGCGGGAGTCCGACGCTGCTCGCCGAGCTCGGTTACCCGCCACGGGAGTTCGTCGACAGGGTCTCCGTGCGGCCGCCCACCGCCGAGGAGTTTGTCGCCCTTGAACTCCCCGGCGAGGTGCCGGTGCTGCGGACGTTCCGCGTCGTCCGCTCCGATCGCGGGCGGCCGATCGAGGCGACCGTCATGATCAAGGCGGGGCACCTGTACGAGCTGGAGTACCGGCTGCCGGTGGAGTGA